A region of Streptomyces sp. NBC_01788 DNA encodes the following proteins:
- a CDS encoding roadblock/LC7 domain-containing protein, translating into MTAPSTFGLSSEARNLHWLLTNLVEEVPGIESVAVVSSDGLLLLSSDPDLPHARTSSRGGTPIDKVRQAGGKRTGPRGSAADLATIVSGIGSLTLGAAKLMDSGTVKHTMVAMDEGSLFVMSISDGSLLGVHGSADCDMSVVAYHMALFVGRAGHVLTPELRSELRKSLETDGSTEGTAR; encoded by the coding sequence TTGACCGCGCCCAGTACCTTCGGACTGAGCAGTGAGGCCCGCAACCTGCACTGGCTGCTGACGAACCTCGTCGAGGAGGTCCCCGGCATCGAGTCGGTGGCCGTCGTCTCCTCCGACGGCCTCCTGCTCCTCTCCTCGGACCCCGACCTCCCCCACGCTCGAACGAGCTCGCGCGGGGGGACCCCCATCGACAAGGTCCGCCAGGCCGGTGGCAAGCGCACCGGCCCGCGCGGCTCCGCCGCCGACCTCGCCACCATCGTCTCCGGCATCGGCAGCCTCACGCTCGGCGCCGCCAAGCTGATGGACTCCGGCACGGTCAAGCACACGATGGTCGCGATGGACGAGGGCAGCCTGTTCGTCATGTCGATCAGCGACGGCTCGCTGCTCGGTGTGCACGGCTCCGCGGACTGCGACATGAGCGTGGTGGCCTACCACATGGCGCTCTTCGTCGGCCGCGCCGGACACGTCCTGACGCCGGAACTCCGCAGCGAGCTGCGCAAGTCCCTGGAAACCGACGGGAGCACCGAAGGGACGGCCCGATGA
- a CDS encoding DUF742 domain-containing protein, whose protein sequence is MSGSTSKRQLPVRGGDRKASRVRPYSLTGGRTRFGHVLQVETFVAALEAPEERKELTCGSLAHPGMPEVRAIVELCRRMRTVAEIAALLQMPLGVVRVLLSDLADQGKIRVYGTGTGHGTGRPDRALLERVLSGLRRL, encoded by the coding sequence ATGAGCGGCAGTACGTCCAAACGGCAGCTCCCGGTCCGCGGCGGTGACCGCAAGGCCTCCCGCGTCCGCCCCTACTCGCTCACCGGCGGCCGTACGCGCTTCGGCCACGTGCTCCAGGTGGAGACGTTCGTGGCCGCGCTCGAGGCCCCGGAGGAGCGCAAGGAGCTGACCTGCGGCTCGCTCGCCCACCCGGGCATGCCCGAGGTGCGGGCCATCGTCGAACTGTGCCGCCGGATGCGGACGGTGGCGGAGATCGCCGCGCTGCTGCAGATGCCGCTCGGTGTGGTCCGCGTGCTGCTGAGCGACCTCGCGGACCAGGGAAAGATCCGTGTGTACGGAACCGGAACCGGTCATGGCACGGGCCGGCCGGACCGCGCGCTGCTGGAAAGGGTGCTGAGTGGACTCCGCCGTCTCTGA
- a CDS encoding GTP-binding protein, with translation MDSAVSDAAVGVPPLAEPDEALQPWQTDRTRAPVATKIVVAGGFGVGKTTLVTAVSEITPLQTEALMTEASEGTDDLTDTPDKTTTTVAMDYGRITLDDDLVLYVFGTPGQQRFWFMWDDLVRGAIGAVVLADTRRLKDCFPALDYFESCGLPYIVAVNHFEGSEQFDPEDVRDALSIPAHIPVLIMDARRRISAIETLLALVAHALEETPEE, from the coding sequence GTGGACTCCGCCGTCTCTGACGCCGCCGTGGGCGTCCCCCCGCTCGCCGAGCCCGACGAGGCCCTGCAGCCCTGGCAGACGGACCGCACCCGCGCCCCGGTCGCCACGAAGATCGTGGTGGCCGGCGGCTTCGGCGTCGGCAAGACCACGCTGGTCACCGCCGTCTCGGAGATCACGCCCCTGCAGACCGAGGCGCTGATGACCGAGGCGAGCGAGGGGACCGACGACCTCACCGACACGCCGGACAAGACGACCACCACGGTCGCCATGGACTACGGCCGGATCACGCTCGACGACGACCTCGTGCTCTACGTGTTCGGCACGCCGGGCCAGCAGCGGTTCTGGTTCATGTGGGACGACCTGGTGCGGGGCGCGATCGGCGCCGTGGTCCTGGCCGACACCCGCCGTCTGAAGGACTGCTTCCCGGCGCTGGACTACTTCGAGAGCTGCGGGCTGCCGTACATCGTCGCCGTCAACCACTTCGAGGGCAGCGAGCAGTTCGACCCGGAGGACGTGCGGGACGCCCTGTCGATACCCGCACACATACCTGTCCTGATCATGGACGCCAGGCGGCGGATCTCGGCCATCGAGACCCTGCTGGCCCTGGTGGCCCACGCGCTCGAGGAGACCCCCGAGGAGTAA
- a CDS encoding styrene monooxygenase/indole monooxygenase family protein, translating into MRKILVVGAGQSGLQLALGLQSHGYEVTLMSNRTADEIRTGRVMSTQCMFHTALQHERDLKLNFWESQAPDIEGLGVSVAAPGSFDPGPSQRAIDWVGRLDEYAQSVDQRVKMASWMETFAQRGGRLVIHGAAVGDLDYFSRTYDLVLVSAGKGELVKMFERDASRSPYSEPQRALAVAYVHGLGPRPEHPEFDAVRCNLVPGVGEMFIMPTLTLSGRADILFWEGVPGGPLDAFRGIKDPSEHLALTLDLMRTFLPWEYARTAGVELTDAGGTLAGRYAPTVRKPVGRLPGGGLVLGVADVVVANDPITGQGSNSASKCAAAYLAAILEHGDKPFDETWMRQTFDRYWATAQHVTKWTNAMLAPPPEHVLNLLGAAGRLQPVADRFVNCFDAPADLENFFFDPDKAQAYLAEVSEASVAQRRA; encoded by the coding sequence ATGCGGAAGATACTCGTCGTGGGGGCCGGGCAGTCCGGTCTCCAGCTGGCCCTCGGACTCCAGTCGCACGGCTACGAGGTCACCCTGATGTCCAACCGGACCGCGGACGAGATCCGCACCGGGAGGGTCATGTCGACGCAGTGCATGTTCCATACGGCCCTCCAGCACGAGCGGGACCTGAAGCTGAACTTCTGGGAGTCCCAGGCCCCGGACATCGAGGGCCTCGGCGTCTCCGTCGCCGCCCCCGGATCCTTCGACCCCGGCCCCTCGCAGCGGGCGATCGACTGGGTGGGCCGGCTCGACGAGTACGCGCAGTCGGTCGACCAGCGGGTGAAGATGGCCAGCTGGATGGAGACGTTCGCCCAGCGCGGCGGCCGGCTCGTCATCCACGGCGCCGCGGTCGGCGACCTGGACTACTTCTCCCGCACGTACGACCTCGTCCTCGTCTCCGCGGGCAAGGGCGAGCTGGTGAAGATGTTCGAGCGGGACGCCTCCCGCTCTCCGTACAGCGAGCCGCAGCGCGCGCTGGCGGTGGCGTACGTGCACGGCCTGGGCCCGCGTCCGGAGCACCCGGAGTTCGACGCGGTCCGCTGCAACCTGGTGCCCGGCGTCGGCGAGATGTTCATCATGCCGACGCTCACCCTGTCCGGCCGTGCCGACATCCTGTTCTGGGAGGGCGTCCCCGGCGGCCCGCTCGACGCCTTCCGGGGGATCAAGGACCCGTCCGAGCACCTGGCCCTGACGCTGGACCTGATGAGGACGTTCCTGCCCTGGGAGTACGCCCGGACCGCCGGCGTCGAGCTCACGGACGCCGGCGGCACGCTCGCCGGCCGTTACGCACCGACCGTGCGCAAGCCGGTCGGCCGGCTGCCCGGCGGCGGACTGGTCCTCGGCGTCGCCGACGTCGTCGTCGCCAACGACCCGATCACCGGCCAGGGCTCCAACTCGGCCTCCAAGTGCGCCGCCGCGTACCTGGCCGCCATCCTCGAGCACGGCGACAAGCCGTTCGACGAGACGTGGATGCGGCAGACGTTCGACCGCTACTGGGCCACCGCCCAGCACGTCACGAAGTGGACCAACGCCATGCTGGCCCCGCCGCCGGAGCACGTCCTGAACCTCCTCGGTGCGGCCGGTCGGCTCCAGCCGGTCGCCGACCGCTTCGTGAACTGCTTCGACGCCCCGGCCGATCTGGAGAACTTCTTCTTCGACCCGGACAAGGCCCAGGCCTACCTCGCCGAGGTCTCCGAGGCGTCCGTCGCCCAAAGACGGGCGTGA
- a CDS encoding C40 family peptidase, translating to MSGRVPRLVCTAAVAAQAALVPVAAVAAPGPQEPGQRSVSELLTDLQKLYRQAEQATETYNATAERLKRQRVEADRLDADLGAARRALRDSRAQAARLALQQYQGSSTELSPYLRLLLAPDPQQALAEGQLLGQLARERAETVRRLTTNEKKAADLAGKARRTLDTRVALAQRQQQARDDVQARLHDVEKLLASLSTEQVTALARTETDGAAAAQRSFLASGVLRGLRRPSREGDEAVRYAVRQLGKPYQWGATGPRAYDCSGLTSQAWEHAGTPIPRTSQEQWARLKHIPLHELRPGDLVVYFPEATHVALYLGDGMVVQAPRPGKKVKVSPVAANPVLGAVRPDPGGEPMRRYTPPELPRGALTKPHARLWATDASETSAR from the coding sequence GTGTCAGGAAGAGTGCCGCGTCTGGTGTGTACGGCGGCGGTGGCCGCGCAGGCCGCCCTCGTACCGGTGGCCGCCGTGGCCGCGCCCGGGCCGCAGGAGCCCGGACAGCGGTCCGTCTCCGAGCTGCTGACGGATCTGCAGAAGCTGTACCGGCAGGCCGAACAGGCCACCGAGACCTACAACGCCACCGCCGAGCGGCTGAAACGGCAGCGCGTCGAGGCCGACCGCCTCGACGCCGACCTCGGCGCCGCCCGGCGGGCCCTGCGCGACAGCCGCGCGCAGGCGGCACGGCTGGCCCTCCAGCAGTACCAGGGCAGCAGCACCGAACTCTCCCCGTACCTGCGACTGCTGCTGGCACCCGACCCGCAGCAGGCACTGGCGGAGGGACAGCTGCTCGGGCAGCTGGCACGGGAGCGGGCCGAGACGGTCAGGCGGCTCACCACCAACGAGAAGAAGGCCGCCGACCTCGCCGGCAAGGCCCGCAGGACACTCGACACCCGGGTCGCGCTCGCCCAGCGGCAGCAGCAGGCCCGGGACGACGTCCAGGCACGGCTGCACGACGTGGAGAAGCTGCTGGCCTCACTCAGCACCGAACAGGTGACGGCGCTGGCCCGGACCGAGACGGACGGGGCCGCCGCGGCGCAGCGCTCGTTCCTGGCCTCCGGGGTGCTCAGAGGCCTCCGCAGGCCGTCACGGGAGGGCGACGAGGCCGTGCGCTACGCCGTGCGTCAGCTCGGCAAGCCGTACCAGTGGGGCGCCACGGGGCCGCGGGCGTACGACTGCTCGGGGCTGACCTCTCAGGCCTGGGAGCATGCCGGGACGCCCATCCCGCGCACCAGCCAGGAGCAGTGGGCGCGGCTGAAACACATCCCGCTGCACGAACTCAGGCCCGGTGACCTGGTCGTCTACTTCCCCGAGGCCACGCATGTCGCGCTCTACCTCGGCGACGGGATGGTGGTGCAGGCCCCGCGGCCCGGCAAGAAGGTGAAGGTCTCACCGGTCGCGGCCAACCCGGTGCTGGGCGCCGTACGGCCCGATCCGGGCGGGGAGCCCATGCGGCGGTACACACCGCCGGAGCTCCCCCGGGGCGCCCTGACCAAGCCTCACGCCCGTCTTTGGGCGACGGACGCCTCGGAGACCTCGGCGAGGTAG
- a CDS encoding TetR/AcrR family transcriptional regulator, whose amino-acid sequence MSPAASSPAYRRLSVEERRAQLLDTALSLFAHRAPEEVSLDDVAETAGVSRPLVYRYFPGGKQQLYEAALRSAAEELRHCFDEPQEGPPLPRLARALDRYLAFVDQHDAGFTALLQGGSVVETSRTTAIVDGVRRAAAERILSHLEVADPGPRLRMTVRMWITAVEAASLIWLDEEKQPPAEELRDWLVEQFVAVLTVTAARDAQTAELVGRALAQADG is encoded by the coding sequence ATGAGCCCTGCCGCGTCCAGTCCCGCGTACCGTCGCCTCAGTGTCGAGGAGCGGCGGGCCCAGTTGCTCGACACGGCGCTGTCGCTCTTCGCGCACCGGGCACCCGAGGAGGTGTCGCTGGACGACGTGGCCGAGACGGCGGGGGTGTCGCGGCCGCTGGTGTACCGGTACTTCCCGGGCGGCAAGCAGCAGCTGTACGAGGCCGCCCTGCGATCCGCCGCCGAGGAGCTGCGGCACTGCTTCGACGAGCCGCAGGAGGGCCCGCCGCTGCCCCGCCTCGCCCGCGCCCTGGACCGCTACCTGGCCTTCGTCGACCAGCACGACGCCGGGTTCACCGCGCTGCTCCAGGGCGGCAGCGTGGTGGAGACCTCCCGGACGACGGCCATCGTGGACGGCGTGCGCCGGGCCGCCGCCGAGCGGATCCTGAGCCATCTGGAGGTCGCGGACCCCGGCCCCCGGCTGCGCATGACCGTGCGGATGTGGATCACGGCCGTGGAGGCCGCCTCCCTGATCTGGCTGGACGAGGAGAAGCAGCCGCCCGCCGAGGAGCTGCGGGACTGGCTGGTCGAGCAGTTCGTGGCCGTGCTGACCGTGACCGCCGCCCGGGACGCGCAGACCGCCGAGCTGGTGGGGCGCGCCCTGGCGCAGGCGGATGGCTGA